A single window of Pseudoalteromonas ulvae UL12 DNA harbors:
- a CDS encoding sodium-dependent bicarbonate transport family permease — translation MPDIVVMFFLLGLFAGIVRSDLSIPKATYDTLSLLLMLTIGLKGGMALHGNLSWGLLPELITVVILGALIPLTLFPLLRKVIGLNLANSASIAAHYGSVSAGTFAVALAYTQTNNLVINPEITLYLVLMELPAIIVGLLLYRRYSSALPNAKTVSMAELWHEALTNKGVILLVGGVIIGFMYGPQQGAQVTDLLMGGFKAILALFLLEMGLTAAQTLRPLPLKHWKLMVFALVAPLCLGVIGIGVGTALGLEQGSIVILASLTASASYIAAPAAIKASIPEADIGLAMLSSLGLTFPFNVIIGIGLYHQIVQW, via the coding sequence ATGCCAGATATTGTTGTGATGTTTTTTCTGTTAGGGTTGTTTGCCGGGATTGTTCGCTCAGACTTGAGCATTCCCAAAGCAACATATGATACGCTTAGCTTGCTATTAATGCTGACTATAGGCCTCAAAGGTGGCATGGCACTGCATGGCAACTTAAGCTGGGGCTTACTCCCAGAACTCATCACCGTGGTCATCCTCGGCGCCCTTATTCCACTGACTTTATTCCCTTTACTGAGAAAAGTAATAGGCTTAAACCTCGCCAATAGCGCCAGTATTGCAGCCCATTACGGCTCAGTGAGTGCCGGTACATTTGCCGTCGCGTTGGCCTATACGCAAACCAATAACTTAGTCATTAACCCTGAAATCACTCTTTATTTAGTGCTGATGGAGCTACCCGCTATTATTGTTGGCTTACTGTTATATCGCCGCTATAGCTCTGCGTTACCCAATGCCAAAACAGTCTCGATGGCTGAATTATGGCATGAAGCGCTCACCAACAAAGGGGTCATTTTGCTGGTTGGTGGTGTCATTATCGGCTTTATGTACGGTCCTCAACAAGGCGCACAAGTCACTGATCTTTTGATGGGCGGCTTCAAAGCAATACTTGCATTATTCTTACTTGAAATGGGCTTAACTGCCGCGCAAACCTTACGACCACTGCCACTGAAGCATTGGAAACTCATGGTCTTTGCGTTAGTCGCACCACTGTGTTTGGGCGTCATCGGCATTGGTGTTGGCACAGCGCTAGGCCTAGAGCAAGGCTCGATAGTCATTTTGGCAAGTTTAACAGCAAGCGCCTCCTACATTGCAGCACCGGCAGCAATTAAAGCCTCCATCCCTGAAGCGGATATTGGCTTAGCGATGCTGAGCTCCTTAGGTTTGACCTTCCCATTCAATGTGATAATTGGTATTGGTCTCTACCATCAAATCGTTCAGTGGTAA
- a CDS encoding LysR family transcriptional regulator yields the protein MNIRHLTFRLLQVFVDVVQTGSITESARRLHLTQPTVSLQLKRLKEAIGEPLLETQHNKLVVTQAGQELYRICQQTLANFSEFNTFLGALQEGQRGHFSIAMVNTAQYILPRLLGPYSQSHPNVDVTVEIGNREQVLRRFEQGADDVYVFSHPPSLEHAFAGRFLRNPLVLVASANHPLAHKSQVSLDDVMKERFLLREPGSATRMLFESFLQSRGVTLSSSLQMASNEAIRVGVSSGMGLALLSRHVLPTQDHSLVSLPIAGLPLESHWYFIVRNDRHLSYAALGFLRFAEQQLTQCLDPQWVSNDLSQLLQALSSQSH from the coding sequence ATGAACATTCGTCATTTAACGTTTCGATTACTGCAAGTATTTGTTGATGTAGTCCAAACAGGATCCATCACAGAAAGTGCACGGCGTTTGCACCTGACACAGCCGACCGTGTCCTTACAGTTAAAACGCTTAAAAGAAGCTATCGGTGAGCCGTTGCTCGAAACCCAGCATAATAAACTGGTTGTGACCCAAGCGGGGCAAGAGTTATATCGTATTTGCCAGCAAACATTGGCCAATTTTTCTGAATTCAATACTTTTTTAGGGGCGCTTCAAGAGGGTCAGCGCGGGCATTTTAGTATTGCGATGGTGAACACAGCGCAATACATTTTGCCTCGATTGTTAGGACCGTACAGCCAATCTCACCCCAATGTTGATGTGACCGTTGAGATTGGCAATCGTGAGCAAGTATTAAGGCGATTTGAGCAAGGTGCCGATGATGTATATGTATTTAGTCACCCACCTTCATTAGAGCATGCGTTTGCTGGGCGATTCTTACGTAACCCACTTGTGCTCGTGGCGTCGGCCAATCACCCCTTGGCACATAAGTCACAGGTTAGCTTGGATGACGTCATGAAAGAGCGCTTTTTATTACGAGAGCCTGGCTCTGCAACACGGATGTTGTTTGAAAGCTTTTTACAAAGTCGCGGTGTCACTTTATCGAGTAGTTTACAAATGGCGAGTAACGAAGCGATCCGTGTCGGGGTGAGCTCTGGTATGGGGCTTGCGCTGCTTTCACGCCATGTATTACCAACCCAAGATCACAGCCTTGTGTCGTTGCCAATTGCGGGGTTACCGTTAGAAAGTCATTGGTACTTTATTGTCCGAAATGATCGCCACTTATCTTATGCGGCATTGGGATTTTTAAGATTTGCAGAGCAGCAACTTACGCAGTGCTTGGACCCACAATGGGTGAGCAATGATTTATCGCAGTTATTGCAGGCGCTCTCTTCTCAGTCGCACTAA
- a CDS encoding helix-turn-helix transcriptional regulator, which yields MKNRLKVLRAERDWTQAKLAELLDVSRQTVNAIEKGKFDPSLPLAFKAARLFGLAIEDIFEDEM from the coding sequence ATGAAAAACCGCTTAAAAGTATTGCGTGCAGAAAGAGATTGGACTCAAGCAAAGCTTGCAGAGCTACTCGATGTGTCTCGTCAAACCGTTAATGCAATCGAAAAAGGGAAATTTGATCCAAGTTTACCCTTAGCATTTAAGGCCGCCCGTTTATTTGGCTTGGCGATAGAAGATATTTTTGAAGATGAAATGTAA
- a CDS encoding M28 family peptidase — MFSFTLGSLLLSQSLIANELNYRDQAQLHQIAKAVSAERIGQDIQTLVNFGTRHTLSETQSPTRGIGAARRWIKAEFERISKQCGGCLEVIEVSDVISGEKRIPNPTEVVNIIAIQRGAVEPNRMVMMSGDIDSRVSDVMDFTSDSPGANDNASGVAGTLEAARVLSQYRFNGSIVYAALSGEEQGLFGGKILAAYAKKQGWQVHGVLNNDMIGNITGINGVTDNTTARIFSEGTRVTETKEQARVRRFTGGEVDSASRNLARYIDTIADRYIPNLDTMLVYRLDRFGRGGHHRPFNDAGFSAVRIMETNEHYDRQHQDLRTENGRVYGDTIDGVDFDYAAKLTALNAVSMASMAWAPAPPTAVKISGAVEASTHFTWQQSSDPTIAGYRIYWRYTSEPQWQFSRDVGKVNQAILENIVIDNYTFGVAAISQDGLESPVVFPGDVGAFE, encoded by the coding sequence ATGTTTTCGTTCACCTTAGGTTCATTATTGTTGAGCCAAAGCCTGATCGCCAATGAACTCAATTATCGCGATCAGGCTCAGCTTCATCAGATTGCAAAGGCTGTCTCGGCTGAACGGATTGGTCAAGATATTCAGACGCTCGTTAATTTTGGTACGCGTCATACTTTATCTGAGACGCAATCACCCACCCGTGGAATTGGCGCAGCAAGGCGTTGGATTAAAGCGGAGTTTGAACGCATTTCGAAACAATGTGGCGGTTGTTTAGAAGTGATTGAAGTATCAGATGTTATTTCGGGTGAAAAGCGAATTCCGAATCCAACCGAAGTGGTCAACATTATTGCGATTCAGCGCGGTGCGGTGGAGCCCAATCGTATGGTGATGATGTCGGGAGATATTGATTCTCGGGTCAGTGATGTGATGGATTTTACCAGTGACTCACCGGGAGCGAATGATAATGCATCGGGCGTGGCTGGAACGCTTGAAGCCGCCAGAGTCTTATCACAATATCGGTTTAATGGTTCGATTGTTTATGCGGCGTTATCCGGTGAAGAGCAAGGTTTGTTTGGTGGTAAAATACTTGCGGCTTACGCGAAAAAACAAGGTTGGCAAGTGCATGGCGTACTCAATAATGACATGATTGGCAATATCACAGGTATTAATGGCGTGACCGATAATACCACGGCACGTATTTTCTCTGAGGGTACGCGCGTCACAGAAACGAAAGAGCAAGCAAGGGTGCGCAGATTCACCGGTGGTGAAGTTGACTCGGCGAGTCGTAATTTAGCGCGTTATATTGACACCATCGCAGATCGTTATATTCCAAATTTGGACACAATGCTGGTTTATCGTCTTGACCGTTTTGGTCGCGGTGGCCATCACCGGCCATTTAATGATGCAGGGTTTTCTGCAGTTAGAATAATGGAAACGAATGAACATTACGATCGCCAACATCAAGACTTACGCACCGAAAATGGACGTGTCTATGGCGATACCATCGACGGCGTTGACTTTGATTATGCCGCAAAATTAACAGCCTTAAATGCGGTCAGCATGGCGTCAATGGCTTGGGCACCGGCCCCGCCAACAGCTGTAAAAATTAGCGGTGCAGTTGAAGCAAGTACGCACTTTACTTGGCAACAATCGAGCGATCCGACCATTGCGGGCTACCGCATTTATTGGCGCTATACCAGCGAGCCTCAGTGGCAGTTTAGCCGTGATGTTGGCAAGGTCAATCAGGCAATACTCGAAAACATTGTGATTGATAATTACACCTTTGGTGTCGCAGCAATTAGCCAAGATGGTCTTGAATCGCCTGTGGTCTTTCCGGGGGATGTCGGAGCGTTTGAATAA
- a CDS encoding ABC1 kinase family protein, with translation MSKERAIATSRFARFAKLGSLAGKVAGNMLVSGAKGALNGQAWDNKSLLLQPKNIEQLAKQLAHLRGAAMKLGQLLSMDAGDLLSPELAELLAMLRADADPMPHKQLVSVLKAQWGDNWLDTLAHIELKPFAAASIGQVHQAITEQGDKLAIKVQYPGIAKSVVSDVDNVMALLTLSRLLPKEIDLTELVEEAKQQLLNEADYELEAQHLKRYSEYLADHPRFKVPTVYPQFSSKRILAMEYVAAEPIEQLNQLSQEQRNQIASDFIALFFLELFEFQLVQTDPNFANFQYQSSTERIVLFDFGATREITCALSQSYRHLLGAAQVQDRDGMFEAAHQIGYFQDQVIDSYKNNVIDIFMLACEPLRHLGKYDFANSDLARRMKEAGLAMSGNSQQWHTPPVDALFIHRKLAGLYLIAAKLEAQIDVNSLFSVYSTRANLS, from the coding sequence GTGTCGAAAGAGCGCGCAATTGCGACCTCACGTTTTGCTCGGTTTGCTAAGTTAGGGTCATTGGCGGGCAAAGTAGCTGGAAATATGCTCGTTTCAGGCGCCAAAGGTGCGCTGAATGGGCAAGCGTGGGACAATAAAAGCCTGTTGCTGCAACCTAAAAATATTGAGCAATTAGCTAAACAACTGGCGCATCTGCGTGGCGCCGCCATGAAGTTAGGCCAATTATTGTCTATGGATGCGGGTGATTTACTCAGCCCTGAACTTGCCGAGCTTCTCGCAATGTTGCGGGCAGATGCCGATCCTATGCCACACAAACAACTTGTGTCGGTTTTAAAAGCGCAGTGGGGCGACAATTGGCTCGATACTTTGGCGCATATCGAGTTGAAACCTTTTGCTGCCGCTTCTATTGGTCAAGTTCATCAGGCAATCACTGAGCAAGGTGACAAACTGGCGATTAAAGTACAATACCCAGGTATTGCGAAAAGTGTGGTCAGTGATGTCGATAACGTGATGGCACTTCTGACCTTGTCTCGGCTTTTGCCCAAAGAGATTGACCTGACTGAGCTAGTCGAAGAGGCCAAGCAGCAACTGTTAAATGAGGCTGACTATGAGCTCGAAGCCCAACACCTTAAGCGTTATAGCGAGTATTTAGCTGATCATCCCCGCTTTAAAGTGCCGACTGTGTATCCGCAATTTAGTAGTAAGCGGATTTTAGCGATGGAATATGTGGCAGCCGAGCCCATTGAGCAACTCAATCAACTTAGCCAAGAGCAACGCAATCAAATAGCGAGTGATTTTATTGCATTGTTTTTTCTCGAACTATTTGAATTCCAATTAGTGCAAACTGACCCTAATTTTGCCAACTTTCAATACCAAAGCAGCACTGAACGCATTGTATTATTTGATTTTGGAGCAACACGAGAAATAACCTGCGCACTGAGTCAGAGTTATCGCCACTTGTTGGGTGCTGCGCAAGTACAAGATCGCGACGGGATGTTTGAAGCGGCTCATCAGATTGGCTATTTTCAGGATCAGGTGATCGATAGTTACAAAAATAATGTGATTGATATTTTTATGTTGGCGTGTGAACCGTTACGACACTTAGGAAAGTATGACTTTGCAAACAGTGATTTAGCACGGCGCATGAAAGAGGCGGGACTTGCAATGAGTGGCAACTCTCAGCAGTGGCATACACCACCAGTGGATGCGTTATTTATCCACAGAAAATTAGCGGGTCTTTATTTAATTGCGGCTAAATTAGAGGCGCAAATAGATGTTAACTCACTCTTTAGTGTTTATTCGACAAGGGCTAATTTAAGCTGA
- a CDS encoding MAPEG family protein: protein MTTLIICAIIAALLPYLAKAPVAYAMQKDGGYDNQHPRAQQARLTGFGARALAAHQNSFESLLIFALAIAVVLATNTVGQTVQILAIVYLVARVLFCIFYYLNIDKLRSFVWLISLLCPLGMMWLSIP from the coding sequence ATGACGACCCTTATAATTTGTGCGATTATTGCCGCTTTACTCCCTTATTTAGCCAAAGCCCCTGTAGCCTATGCCATGCAAAAAGACGGCGGCTACGACAACCAACACCCAAGAGCCCAACAAGCACGGTTAACTGGCTTTGGCGCGCGAGCGCTGGCTGCACATCAAAATAGCTTTGAATCTTTATTGATTTTTGCTTTGGCTATCGCTGTGGTCTTGGCAACCAATACGGTTGGTCAAACCGTACAAATACTGGCAATTGTCTACTTGGTCGCACGGGTTCTTTTTTGTATTTTTTATTATCTGAATATCGATAAACTCCGCTCTTTTGTTTGGCTTATCAGCTTATTATGTCCACTCGGTATGATGTGGTTAAGCATTCCATAG
- a CDS encoding DUF2960 domain-containing protein gives MARRISYKFKDHAKEINFANDKYHDMYEAIAAAEGIDLRNYLAMEKQIAMTSKGSAAIKNFRDQEFAKFGFSDIQFIKDDPKAK, from the coding sequence ATGGCCCGTCGAATCAGTTATAAATTTAAAGACCACGCAAAAGAAATTAATTTCGCCAATGATAAATATCACGATATGTATGAAGCCATCGCTGCAGCTGAAGGCATTGACCTGCGCAATTACTTAGCCATGGAAAAACAAATCGCCATGACTTCAAAAGGCTCAGCGGCGATTAAAAACTTCCGCGATCAAGAATTTGCTAAATTTGGTTTTAGTGACATCCAATTTATTAAAGACGATCCAAAGGCAAAGTAA
- a CDS encoding LipL32 family surface lipoprotein, giving the protein MKLQLMAAALALVSSSAFAGFNLNSLVDGEGLPSFTSSKSKSLGFTKVAVPYANTVNYFGYIDQDSKPDETIKGKDAYYLYIWVPAALDELGVRMISPVGDLASPEKSDFVQTGFADKLKADKEKWFDTWIRVERMDVISPEKIKDAKSVFSVLDTDDDGDDTYDEKRHAKYNSLTRIESQVSKPEKALVRGLYRVAFTTYKTGKVEGSFVATIGSNIPGITMATSLSELHKQVNQ; this is encoded by the coding sequence ATGAAATTACAGTTAATGGCGGCGGCTTTAGCTTTGGTAAGTAGCTCTGCGTTTGCAGGTTTTAATTTAAATAGCCTTGTCGATGGAGAAGGGCTGCCAAGTTTTACTTCAAGTAAGAGCAAAAGTTTAGGTTTCACCAAAGTTGCGGTGCCTTATGCAAATACCGTTAATTACTTTGGTTATATTGACCAAGATTCGAAGCCTGATGAAACCATCAAAGGGAAAGATGCTTATTATCTATATATTTGGGTACCAGCAGCTTTAGATGAATTGGGTGTGCGGATGATTTCGCCAGTTGGCGACTTAGCGTCACCTGAAAAGAGCGATTTTGTGCAAACAGGTTTTGCTGACAAGTTAAAAGCTGATAAAGAAAAATGGTTTGATACTTGGATCCGTGTTGAGCGCATGGATGTGATCAGTCCTGAAAAAATTAAAGATGCGAAATCAGTCTTTAGTGTGCTCGATACTGACGACGATGGTGATGATACTTATGATGAGAAACGCCATGCGAAGTATAACTCGTTAACGCGTATTGAATCTCAAGTGAGCAAACCAGAAAAAGCATTGGTGCGCGGTTTATATCGTGTGGCCTTTACGACCTATAAAACAGGTAAAGTAGAAGGTTCGTTTGTGGCGACCATCGGCTCAAATATCCCGGGCATTACCATGGCAACATCACTGAGTGAATTGCACAAACAAGTCAATCAATAA
- a CDS encoding class II glutamine amidotransferase encodes MSPLIFEAENSLVMQSKYAQKRKVPTNADGFGLGWYALHDDTIPATFVNVDPAWSNRNLKTIAEKVPTRHYFAHVRDASKGMPVSQGNCHPFQCMHYLWMHNGRLDMFDSFRRALMSGLSDRAFSLIKGNTDSEHAFALFMDKLGFKESASADELEQAMVETIREIMVLRKQAGAETNAFINFAITDGYHTVATRFTTLETSQPASLFYAHGEVTKIDGIVDVIHCDDPERQSIMICSEPLTEEDAQWIKVERNHIVIAHGNTKVMQKPIELPFQADLLVNI; translated from the coding sequence ATGTCACCGTTAATTTTTGAGGCTGAAAACTCACTGGTGATGCAAAGCAAATATGCCCAAAAGCGTAAAGTCCCCACCAATGCCGATGGCTTTGGTTTAGGCTGGTATGCCTTGCATGACGATACCATTCCTGCGACGTTTGTGAATGTCGATCCGGCTTGGAGTAATCGTAATTTAAAGACTATTGCTGAGAAAGTGCCGACTCGGCATTATTTTGCTCATGTACGTGATGCATCAAAGGGCATGCCGGTCAGCCAGGGCAATTGTCATCCGTTTCAATGCATGCACTATTTATGGATGCACAATGGCCGTTTGGATATGTTTGATAGCTTTCGCCGTGCGTTAATGAGTGGCTTGTCTGATCGGGCGTTTAGTTTAATTAAAGGCAATACTGACTCAGAGCATGCGTTTGCATTGTTTATGGATAAACTAGGTTTTAAAGAGTCCGCCAGTGCAGACGAGCTTGAGCAGGCAATGGTTGAAACAATTCGCGAAATCATGGTGTTGCGTAAACAAGCTGGCGCCGAGACAAATGCGTTTATTAACTTTGCGATTACAGATGGATACCACACGGTCGCAACACGATTTACGACCTTAGAGACCTCTCAGCCTGCCTCGTTATTTTATGCCCACGGAGAAGTGACTAAAATAGATGGCATTGTCGATGTTATTCATTGCGATGATCCAGAGCGTCAAAGCATTATGATTTGCTCAGAGCCGCTCACCGAAGAAGATGCGCAGTGGATTAAAGTTGAACGCAATCATATTGTGATAGCACATGGCAATACCAAGGTGATGCAAAAGCCCATCGAGCTGCCATTTCAAGCTGACTTACTTGTAAATATTTAG
- a CDS encoding Fe2+-dependent dioxygenase, with amino-acid sequence MLVKIPAVLSKSQVIECREMLASTQWIDGQSTAGHLAKNCKHNLQLPQTDPIGIEIGRFIEARLADNSLFTAATLPNKIFPPMFNCYQQGGTFGAHVDNAIRRINPNAHSSTQIRTDVSATLFLSEPDSYQGGELVIQDTYGEQRVKLAAGDMVIYPSTSLHHVTPVTQGQRLASFFWIQSLIRQDDQRRILFDLDCSIQALTAADPEQSELVRLAGVYHNLLRQWSEV; translated from the coding sequence ATGCTAGTAAAAATTCCTGCTGTTTTATCAAAATCACAAGTGATTGAATGTCGTGAGATGCTGGCAAGTACACAATGGATTGATGGGCAGAGTACGGCTGGTCACTTAGCGAAAAACTGTAAACACAACCTGCAATTACCACAAACCGACCCCATAGGTATCGAAATTGGGCGCTTTATCGAAGCCCGTTTGGCAGATAATTCATTATTCACCGCAGCCACCTTACCTAACAAAATTTTTCCGCCGATGTTTAATTGCTACCAGCAAGGTGGGACGTTTGGCGCCCATGTTGATAATGCAATTCGGCGTATCAATCCCAATGCCCATTCGAGCACGCAAATACGCACTGATGTCTCGGCAACATTATTTTTAAGTGAGCCAGACAGTTATCAAGGCGGTGAGCTCGTCATTCAAGATACTTATGGTGAGCAGCGGGTAAAATTAGCTGCGGGCGACATGGTCATTTACCCATCGACCAGCCTGCATCACGTCACACCAGTGACACAAGGACAGCGCCTGGCCAGCTTTTTTTGGATACAAAGCTTAATCCGCCAAGATGATCAGCGCCGTATTTTGTTTGACTTAGATTGCAGTATTCAAGCGCTGACCGCAGCCGATCCAGAACAGTCCGAACTGGTGCGTTTAGCGGGGGTGTATCACAATTTATTAAGGCAATGGAGTGAGGTGTAA
- a CDS encoding TonB-dependent receptor, translating into MRVATKGHLIPFNKKIMAQAIAVGLTTMAFTAQANESVKELATAKVNEEKKSDYKVEKASSDKYQTTLLNTPKTITVINEQVLQDQGVTSLNDALRNVAGVSTFGAGEGGGGNVTTNDKITIRGFSANGNIYIDGIRDIAGYSRDMFNFEQVEVTKGASSSITGKGSSGGSVNLVSKRAEQDEFSHAEISYDDATRLRLTADHNTQLSGSTALRINALYTQGGDPLDNGVEDYQTTAIAPSLRVDLNEKTAITADILWMEQNNDPMLGLPWVSGDISNQLGHKEGPIASQYWGNYYGVAKRDYEDVSVNLATLLIEHQLADNIVLRSQSRIASNEKQSVLARPAFASTRDPETRERTYQNQIDLRPVQIVDQENDLAVTQLDAVINLSTGNIQHDLVIGTEYYQESTTRFPTQNEIELEQNYVDLDAPRPDMPFTGAISRSTQPTEVEGTGFALYALDSITFNEHWLATVGLRYEDYQAEGSAYVRQVIDGKRVSVLVDGLEAKGDFFSWNTSLAYKPDANTNYYVGVANSQDPAGGDLAFAGRSLEGISTVSSLDPQEAKSYELGAKWDLFETKLQLSAALFLTEKTVLDRDTDGSYFLAGEQESKGLELSASGSLTDQLSVLASYTHQETEVTKDFSPDTQGNGLSAAPEDSASVWINYELDKLSLGAGAQYSSGNIYWRRNTAYFDSGSQTLLNIMAGYDVTDKLGVQFNIDNLTDKEYITDYSARGHFRPGNPRTMKLTLRYQF; encoded by the coding sequence ATGCGCGTTGCAACCAAAGGACACCTCATTCCCTTTAATAAAAAAATAATGGCGCAGGCCATTGCAGTGGGTCTGACAACCATGGCATTCACAGCCCAAGCCAATGAATCGGTAAAAGAGCTCGCCACAGCCAAAGTAAACGAAGAGAAAAAAAGCGATTACAAAGTAGAAAAAGCCTCATCAGATAAATACCAAACCACATTATTAAACACACCTAAAACCATCACAGTGATTAACGAACAAGTTTTACAAGACCAAGGGGTCACCAGTCTAAATGATGCGCTGCGTAATGTTGCGGGTGTATCGACATTTGGTGCAGGTGAAGGCGGCGGCGGTAATGTCACCACCAATGACAAAATTACCATCCGTGGCTTTAGTGCCAATGGTAATATCTACATCGATGGTATTCGAGACATCGCAGGCTACTCGCGCGATATGTTTAACTTTGAGCAAGTTGAAGTGACCAAAGGTGCTAGCTCAAGCATTACGGGTAAAGGCTCTTCCGGTGGTAGCGTTAACTTAGTGTCTAAACGCGCCGAGCAGGATGAATTTAGTCACGCTGAAATCAGCTATGATGATGCAACCCGCCTACGCTTAACCGCCGATCATAATACACAACTCAGCGGCAGCACTGCACTGCGTATAAATGCCTTGTATACACAAGGAGGTGATCCGCTCGACAATGGTGTTGAAGATTATCAAACCACCGCGATTGCACCATCATTACGTGTTGATTTAAATGAAAAAACAGCCATTACTGCCGATATTCTGTGGATGGAACAAAACAATGACCCTATGCTAGGCCTTCCTTGGGTCAGTGGTGATATATCAAACCAGTTAGGCCATAAAGAAGGTCCAATTGCGAGCCAATATTGGGGTAATTATTATGGTGTAGCCAAACGTGATTACGAAGATGTATCGGTCAATCTTGCGACATTATTAATTGAACACCAACTGGCCGATAACATCGTTTTACGTAGCCAATCGCGCATTGCGAGTAACGAAAAACAATCTGTACTAGCACGCCCGGCGTTTGCCAGTACACGCGATCCAGAAACGCGTGAGCGTACCTACCAAAACCAAATTGATTTACGCCCAGTACAAATTGTTGACCAAGAAAACGATCTTGCTGTCACCCAACTCGATGCAGTGATTAATCTCAGCACTGGCAATATCCAACATGACTTAGTGATTGGGACTGAATATTATCAAGAGTCTACCACTCGTTTTCCGACGCAAAATGAGATTGAACTTGAACAAAACTATGTTGACTTAGACGCTCCGCGCCCTGATATGCCATTTACAGGTGCAATTTCTCGTAGCACTCAACCGACCGAAGTTGAAGGAACAGGTTTTGCCTTGTATGCACTCGACAGCATTACCTTTAACGAGCACTGGTTAGCAACGGTGGGTTTACGTTACGAAGATTACCAAGCAGAAGGATCTGCCTATGTCCGCCAAGTAATTGATGGTAAGCGCGTCAGCGTATTGGTTGATGGCTTAGAAGCCAAAGGCGATTTCTTCAGCTGGAATACCTCGCTTGCGTACAAACCAGATGCCAATACGAACTACTATGTGGGCGTAGCCAATTCACAAGACCCGGCAGGAGGCGATTTAGCTTTTGCAGGGCGAAGCCTTGAAGGAATTAGTACGGTTTCAAGCCTAGATCCTCAAGAAGCAAAAAGTTATGAACTTGGTGCGAAGTGGGATTTATTTGAGACAAAGTTACAGCTTAGTGCAGCGCTCTTTTTAACCGAAAAAACCGTGTTAGACCGCGATACTGATGGCAGTTATTTCTTAGCAGGTGAACAAGAGTCAAAAGGGCTTGAACTCTCAGCTAGCGGTTCGCTGACCGATCAGCTCAGTGTACTGGCCAGTTATACCCATCAAGAAACTGAAGTCACTAAAGACTTTAGCCCAGACACCCAAGGTAACGGATTAAGTGCCGCCCCAGAAGACTCTGCCAGCGTGTGGATTAACTACGAATTAGATAAGTTAAGCCTCGGCGCCGGAGCTCAGTATTCATCGGGTAATATTTACTGGCGTCGCAACACCGCTTACTTTGATAGCGGCAGCCAAACCTTACTTAACATCATGGCGGGTTATGATGTGACAGATAAGTTAGGTGTTCAGTTCAATATCGATAATTTAACGGATAAAGAATATATTACCGATTACAGTGCCCGTGGCCATTTCCGCCCAGGAAACCCACGCACCATGAAACTTACCTTACGTTATCAGTTTTAA